A window of the Microvirga terrae genome harbors these coding sequences:
- a CDS encoding Lrp/AsnC family transcriptional regulator: MKPPSKLLSRSVKPSLDRIDLLILDALRDNGRITYQALSERVGLSARPCLERVRRLEQKGVIRGYTALIEPSALGHDIIALAGISMRDPSTGTRQRLERALTANPAVIELQVVNGEYDYIARIVASTLAAYEALTEAYLADPGFGIGRIHTTFVLKTLKNFEGYPVADNLD; this comes from the coding sequence ATGAAGCCGCCTTCGAAGCTGCTGAGCCGCAGCGTCAAACCTTCTCTCGACCGGATCGACCTTCTGATCCTCGACGCTCTTCGCGACAACGGACGCATCACCTATCAGGCTCTCTCGGAACGGGTCGGACTGTCGGCCCGTCCCTGCCTGGAACGGGTCAGGCGCCTTGAGCAGAAGGGAGTGATCCGCGGCTATACCGCCTTGATCGAGCCCTCCGCCCTCGGTCACGACATCATCGCGCTCGCCGGCATCAGCATGCGCGACCCGTCGACTGGTACCCGTCAGCGCCTGGAGCGCGCCCTGACAGCCAATCCTGCTGTCATCGAGCTGCAGGTCGTGAACGGCGAATACGACTATATCGCCAGGATCGTGGCCTCGACCCTTGCGGCCTACGAGGCGCTCACCGAGGCCTATCTGGCCGATCCCGGTTTTGGCATCGGCCGTATCCACACGACCTTCGTGCTCAAGACCCTGAAGAATTTCGAGGGGTA
- a CDS encoding 2-dehydro-3-deoxy-6-phosphogalactonate aldolase, giving the protein MLRDYLTDLPLVAILRGLRPENAEAVGNSLVEAGFRIIEVPLNSPEPFRSIEILCKTMPADVLVGAGTVLDPDQVIGVHDVGGKLIVMPHADLDVIRAAKKARLVCTPGVATPTEAFAALKAGADAIKIFPAEAIPPAVVKAWRAVLPKDALVLPVGGIKPDNMKPYVDAGANGFGLGSALFTPAMSVEEIGSRARDFATAWRGLRTA; this is encoded by the coding sequence GTGCTGCGAGATTATCTGACCGATCTTCCCTTGGTCGCCATCCTGCGCGGTCTCAGGCCGGAGAACGCGGAAGCCGTCGGCAACAGCCTGGTCGAAGCCGGCTTTCGCATCATCGAGGTGCCGCTGAACTCGCCGGAACCGTTCCGCAGCATCGAGATCCTGTGCAAGACCATGCCGGCGGACGTGCTGGTCGGGGCCGGGACGGTCCTCGACCCGGATCAGGTCATCGGCGTCCATGACGTGGGCGGCAAGCTGATCGTCATGCCGCATGCCGATCTCGACGTCATTCGCGCGGCCAAGAAGGCCCGTCTCGTCTGCACACCCGGCGTCGCAACCCCGACGGAGGCCTTCGCAGCCCTGAAGGCGGGCGCGGACGCCATCAAGATCTTCCCGGCCGAGGCCATTCCCCCGGCGGTCGTGAAGGCGTGGCGGGCCGTGCTGCCGAAGGACGCGCTCGTCCTCCCGGTCGGCGGCATCAAGCCGGACAACATGAAGCCCTATGTGGACGCCGGCGCGAACGGCTTCGGGCTCGGCTCCGCCCTGTTCACGCCAGCCATGTCGGTCGAGGAGATCGGCAGCAGAGCCCGCGATTTCGCCACGGCTTGGCGGGGCCTCCGGACCGCCTGA
- a CDS encoding DUF6894 family protein, translating into MPRFFFNIRDGYDVDEDEEGIELPDLEAARAEALATVEELRDELADAGNIELEITDETGRRLLTVPFFRGGQGGRRR; encoded by the coding sequence ATGCCGCGTTTTTTCTTCAACATTCGGGACGGCTACGACGTCGATGAAGACGAGGAGGGAATCGAGCTTCCCGACCTCGAAGCAGCCCGGGCGGAGGCCTTGGCGACCGTCGAGGAGCTGCGGGACGAACTGGCCGACGCGGGCAATATCGAGCTCGAAATCACGGACGAGACCGGACGCCGACTGCTGACGGTCCCGTTCTTCCGCGGCGGGCAGGGCGGCCGGCGTCGCTGA